In Arcobacter sp. LA11, a single genomic region encodes these proteins:
- a CDS encoding TRAP transporter substrate-binding protein, with product MTTTMKSLISSVAVASMLIFTGCGEDKKEEKTIAKKQADSTGQYVLKFSHVVSPNTPKGKAADFFEQRLEELSKGRIDVQVYPSSQLYKDNAVLKALKLDSVQMAAPSFSKFGKIVPQLALFDLPFLFKDMGHLHRVQDGEVGQKLKDMVTSKGYVALNFWDNHFKQLSSSKKPLIKPEDAVGQKFRIMSSKVLEAQFHAVGANPQMMPFSEVYSGLQQGVIDGQENTNSNIFTKKFHEVQKYLTVTNHGYLGYLVVMSQKFWDKLPADLQANVKQAMQDATDKEREYAEELNNKQFNEIKAYAKKTGNLEIINLSAEQKDAWRQAVSKIYPDFYDNGKIGEELIKGALATE from the coding sequence ATGACAACTACAATGAAAAGTTTAATATCAAGTGTTGCAGTAGCTTCAATGTTGATATTTACTGGTTGTGGGGAAGACAAAAAAGAAGAGAAAACTATAGCTAAAAAACAGGCTGACTCAACAGGTCAATATGTACTAAAATTTTCTCATGTTGTTAGTCCAAATACACCAAAAGGAAAAGCAGCAGATTTCTTTGAACAAAGACTAGAAGAATTGAGTAAAGGTAGAATTGATGTACAAGTTTACCCATCATCTCAATTATATAAAGACAATGCTGTACTAAAAGCACTTAAACTTGATTCTGTTCAAATGGCAGCACCAAGTTTTTCTAAATTTGGTAAAATTGTACCTCAACTAGCTCTATTTGATTTACCATTTCTTTTTAAAGATATGGGTCATTTACATAGAGTTCAAGATGGTGAAGTTGGACAAAAACTAAAAGATATGGTTACATCAAAGGGATATGTAGCTTTAAACTTTTGGGATAATCACTTTAAACAACTATCATCTTCTAAAAAACCTCTAATTAAACCAGAAGATGCTGTTGGTCAAAAATTTAGAATCATGTCTTCAAAAGTACTTGAAGCACAATTCCATGCAGTTGGTGCAAATCCACAAATGATGCCTTTCTCTGAAGTTTATTCAGGATTACAACAAGGTGTAATTGATGGACAAGAGAATACAAACTCTAACATCTTTACTAAAAAGTTCCATGAAGTTCAAAAATATTTAACTGTGACAAACCATGGTTATCTAGGTTACTTAGTTGTAATGTCTCAAAAGTTTTGGGACAAATTACCAGCTGATTTACAAGCAAACGTAAAACAAGCGATGCAAGATGCAACTGATAAAGAAAGAGAATATGCAGAAGAATTAAATAATAAACAATTTAATGAAATCAAAGCATATGCTAAAAAAACTGGTAATCTAGAAATTATCAATTTATCAGCTGAACAAAAAGATGCTTGGAGACAAGCTGTAAGTAAAATCTACCCTGATTTCTACGACAATGGTAAAATTGGAGAAGAATTAATCAAGGGTGCATTAGCAACGGAGTAA
- a CDS encoding TRAP transporter small permease, whose product MFKIISKIIGFINQSIAAVGISAGVAVAFTNVVARYVFDASLVWATELTIFLFMWSIFFGAAYCFKKDAHIAVTVVLDIVPSRVAKVMLLISHLVTIVFLAAVAYFGYEYLLLVIELDERSIDLWDMPMWIVYLVIPVAFSFAAYRVAERIHVILTTSHEKILKESEAEQVLAGMGIGASRNADNKNVQELNKMVKEVEKKTGGLL is encoded by the coding sequence ATGTTTAAAATTATAAGTAAAATAATCGGTTTTATAAACCAATCAATTGCGGCAGTGGGTATTAGTGCTGGTGTTGCAGTTGCGTTTACAAATGTTGTAGCAAGATATGTTTTTGATGCTTCATTAGTATGGGCTACAGAGTTGACAATCTTTTTATTCATGTGGAGTATCTTTTTTGGTGCTGCTTATTGTTTCAAAAAAGATGCACATATCGCTGTAACAGTCGTATTAGATATTGTTCCTTCAAGAGTTGCAAAAGTTATGTTACTAATTTCACATTTAGTAACTATAGTATTCTTAGCAGCTGTTGCTTACTTTGGATATGAATATTTATTACTAGTTATTGAATTAGATGAAAGATCAATTGACCTTTGGGATATGCCAATGTGGATTGTTTATTTAGTTATTCCTGTTGCATTTTCATTCGCAGCTTATAGAGTTGCCGAAAGAATTCATGTAATTTTAACTACATCTCATGAGAAAATTTTAAAAGAGAGTGAAGCAGAACAAGTTCTTGCTGGTATGGGTATTGGAGCTAGTAGAAATGCTGATAATAAAAATGTTCAGGAGTTAAATAAAATGGTTAAAGAAGTTGAAAAGAAAACAGGAGGATTACTATGA
- a CDS encoding TRAP transporter large permease, whose translation MSVALLFGIFFFLVILGTPISICLGASTFITLMVFTDISPIEISSMMFEKIEHYSLMAIPMFIFAGNLLSKGSAAQRIIEFAKSIVGHLPGGLPISAIFASIIFAAVSGSSPATVVAIGSIMFGAIIQAGYPKKYAVGTIATAGSLGILIPPSIVLIVYGVTAEVSIGKLFMAGVIPGIGLGIMMMAVTYIGARRLGFERTEPQPFKVRLEKMKDASWGLMTIVIVIGGIYGGIFTPTEAAAVACVWAFVVSVFIYKDIKLTNIYKTALESAKTTSMIMFIIANAMLFAHFLTIENIPQGITNALIEANVDKYMFLLMVNLLLILAGSFMEPSAIIMIMVPLLLPVAVALGIDPIHFGIVITINMELGMVSPPVGLNLFVTSGLTGMSIKDVIVAAFPWTMTILVGLLLVTYIPDIALFLPNLMYGS comes from the coding sequence ATGAGTGTAGCACTACTATTTGGAATATTTTTCTTCCTTGTAATTCTTGGAACTCCTATTTCTATATGTTTAGGAGCATCTACTTTTATAACATTAATGGTATTTACAGATATTTCTCCTATTGAAATTTCGTCAATGATGTTTGAAAAAATTGAACATTATTCATTAATGGCAATTCCTATGTTTATTTTTGCAGGTAACCTTTTATCAAAAGGAAGTGCGGCACAAAGAATTATTGAATTTGCTAAGTCAATTGTGGGTCACTTACCAGGTGGTCTTCCAATTTCTGCAATTTTTGCATCTATTATCTTTGCAGCTGTTTCTGGTTCATCTCCAGCAACTGTTGTTGCAATTGGTTCTATTATGTTTGGTGCAATCATTCAAGCGGGTTATCCTAAAAAATATGCTGTTGGTACTATTGCAACAGCAGGGTCATTAGGAATTTTAATTCCACCATCAATTGTACTTATCGTATATGGTGTAACAGCAGAAGTTTCTATTGGTAAACTATTTATGGCAGGTGTTATTCCAGGTATTGGACTTGGAATTATGATGATGGCAGTAACATATATTGGTGCAAGAAGACTTGGGTTTGAAAGAACTGAGCCTCAACCATTTAAAGTAAGATTAGAGAAGATGAAAGATGCTTCATGGGGTCTTATGACAATTGTTATTGTAATTGGTGGTATTTACGGTGGAATCTTTACTCCAACTGAAGCTGCAGCTGTAGCTTGTGTTTGGGCATTTGTTGTTTCTGTATTTATTTATAAAGATATTAAATTAACAAATATTTATAAAACAGCATTAGAGTCTGCAAAGACAACATCAATGATTATGTTTATTATTGCAAATGCAATGTTATTTGCACATTTCCTTACAATTGAAAATATTCCTCAAGGAATTACAAATGCACTAATTGAAGCAAATGTTGATAAATATATGTTCTTATTAATGGTTAACTTACTTCTAATTCTTGCAGGTTCATTTATGGAACCATCTGCAATTATTATGATTATGGTACCGTTATTACTTCCTGTTGCAGTTGCACTTGGAATTGATCCAATTCACTTTGGTATTGTAATTACGATCAATATGGAACTTGGAATGGTGTCCCCACCAGTTGGACTAAACCTGTTTGTAACATCTGGACTAACAGGTATGAGTATAAAAGATGTAATCGTAGCAGCTTTCCCATGGACAATGACAATCCTAGTTGGTCTTCTGTTAGTTACATATATTCCAGATATCGCATTATTCTTACCAAACTTAATGTATGGTTCATAA
- a CDS encoding type II secretion system protein J translates to MNSNRILFTGKKAFTLLEVVISITIFMIILVFMYKTLDDTELSNSKFESHINKKDEINHLYNIFTEDIAESKGKIDFLQDRDKNSMVMFKSNNSFHNAFYSNITYMISSNNHLVRIESKDKFQKEKSSIEFYNSSFIDILLKDIEKFIVLQKDDKVLFIVKQKDKEKIVFSTFSMEN, encoded by the coding sequence ATGAATAGTAACAGAATCCTATTTACAGGTAAAAAAGCATTCACACTATTAGAAGTTGTAATTTCTATCACTATATTTATGATTATATTAGTTTTTATGTATAAAACTTTAGATGATACAGAATTATCAAATAGTAAGTTTGAAAGTCATATAAATAAAAAAGATGAGATTAACCATCTTTATAATATATTTACTGAAGATATTGCAGAATCAAAAGGAAAAATAGATTTTCTACAAGATAGAGATAAAAATTCAATGGTGATGTTTAAAAGTAATAATAGTTTTCATAATGCTTTTTATTCAAATATAACATATATGATATCTTCTAATAATCACTTAGTAAGAATAGAGAGTAAAGATAAGTTTCAAAAAGAAAAATCATCAATAGAGTTTTATAATAGTAGTTTTATAGATATTTTATTAAAAGATATTGAGAAATTCATTGTATTACAAAAAGATGATAAAGTTTTATTTATAGTAAAACAAAAAGATAAAGAGAAAATAGTTTTTTCTACTTTTAGTATGGAGAATTGA
- a CDS encoding type II secretion system protein J, with protein sequence MKKNEIMFRGKKSFSLMEVIIATSLLSIVMLSLFQIKSNNIFILDRATTEKKNKEYLMMAMDTQEYKKRNENIYMDRLFSIQDDDLRREFKEIKIKVKDEILETQEYKGDDFSLKISEYKTSYSFENGIKKDIYRFKLEL encoded by the coding sequence ATGAAGAAAAATGAAATCATGTTTAGAGGTAAAAAATCATTTTCTTTAATGGAAGTTATTATTGCTACATCTTTACTTTCTATCGTAATGCTTTCACTTTTTCAAATAAAAAGCAATAATATCTTCATATTAGATAGAGCTACTACTGAAAAAAAGAATAAAGAGTATTTAATGATGGCAATGGATACACAAGAGTATAAAAAAAGAAATGAAAATATTTATATGGATAGACTTTTTTCTATTCAAGATGATGATTTAAGAAGAGAATTTAAAGAAATAAAAATAAAAGTAAAAGATGAAATTTTAGAAACCCAAGAATATAAAGGTGACGACTTTTCTCTAAAAATAAGTGAATATAAAACTTCATATAGTTTTGAAAATGGTATCAAAAAAGATATTTATAGGTTTAAACTAGAACTTTGA
- a CDS encoding GspE/PulE family protein, producing MNIKEIHDTSLVPYDEIKAYDKALKNYVLFTKLEDKVVIALSNDYISLSFDYLSKCDYEYEIVFLDEISYEKLYNRFLEIKTDKEMSAIQQEQEDATLEDEDFSVSEFLKVGSDILTSEESAPIIKFVNSLFYQAIKKKASDIHIEMHEYKSEVRYRIDGVLAKHIELDKNIMSLVISRIKVISNLDISEKRIPQDGRTQIKIAGNTLDIRVSILPTFYGERVVMRILMQSDDLLNLTELGFPSYITNELEKVVKNSYGMVLVTGPTGSGKSTTLHSLLHQVVSEEKNIITVEDPVEYKSNDFSQIQVNNKVGLTFASGLRSILRQDPDIIMLGEIRDNETASIAVQAALTGHLLFSTLHTNRAPAAITRLIDMGVEKFLISSSLLAVLAQRLVRKLCNECKCEDQSDASHELFGLEHSNKIYKSVGCKSCNFTGYTGRVAIGEIFVISEEIKEYLKGEVDDNTLMKLSLENKMIPLHEQLKLMLINGDTSVDEAVRIGIK from the coding sequence ATGAATATAAAAGAAATACATGATACTTCGTTAGTTCCTTATGATGAAATAAAAGCATATGATAAAGCATTAAAAAATTATGTGCTTTTCACAAAACTAGAGGATAAAGTTGTTATTGCTTTATCAAATGATTATATAAGTCTTTCTTTTGATTATCTTTCAAAATGTGATTATGAGTATGAGATTGTTTTTTTAGATGAAATTTCATATGAAAAACTTTATAACCGTTTTTTAGAGATAAAAACTGATAAAGAGATGAGTGCAATTCAGCAAGAACAAGAAGATGCAACTTTAGAAGATGAAGATTTTTCAGTAAGCGAATTTTTAAAAGTTGGAAGTGATATTTTAACTTCAGAAGAGTCTGCTCCAATTATCAAATTTGTAAACTCACTTTTTTATCAAGCAATTAAGAAAAAAGCTTCGGATATTCATATTGAGATGCACGAATATAAATCAGAAGTAAGATATAGAATAGATGGTGTTTTAGCTAAACATATTGAACTTGATAAAAATATTATGTCACTTGTAATCTCTAGAATTAAAGTTATATCAAATTTAGATATTAGTGAAAAAAGAATTCCCCAAGATGGACGAACACAGATAAAAATTGCAGGGAATACTTTAGATATCAGGGTTTCTATTTTACCAACTTTTTATGGTGAACGAGTAGTTATGAGGATTTTGATGCAAAGTGATGATTTACTAAATCTTACTGAACTTGGTTTCCCTTCATATATTACAAATGAACTTGAAAAAGTTGTTAAGAACTCATATGGAATGGTACTTGTAACTGGACCAACAGGAAGTGGAAAATCGACAACCTTACACTCTTTATTGCATCAAGTTGTAAGTGAAGAAAAAAATATCATCACAGTTGAAGATCCAGTTGAATATAAATCAAATGATTTTTCACAAATACAAGTAAACAATAAAGTAGGGCTTACTTTTGCATCTGGGCTTCGTTCAATTTTAAGACAAGACCCAGATATTATCATGTTGGGTGAGATTAGAGATAATGAGACAGCTTCTATTGCTGTTCAAGCTGCATTAACAGGACACTTACTGTTTTCTACTCTTCATACAAATAGAGCTCCTGCTGCAATTACAAGGCTTATAGATATGGGAGTTGAAAAGTTTTTAATTTCATCTTCTTTACTTGCCGTACTTGCTCAAAGGTTGGTGAGAAAACTTTGTAATGAGTGTAAATGTGAAGACCAATCAGATGCTTCTCACGAACTTTTTGGTTTAGAACATAGTAATAAGATATATAAAAGTGTAGGGTGTAAATCTTGTAATTTTACAGGTTATACAGGACGTGTTGCTATTGGAGAAATTTTTGTTATAAGTGAAGAGATAAAAGAGTATCTAAAAGGTGAAGTTGATGATAATACTTTAATGAAATTATCTTTAGAAAATAAAATGATACCACTACATGAGCAATTAAAATTGATGCTAATAAATGGTGATACCTCTGTTGATGAAGCAGTTAGGATTGGAATAAAATAG
- a CDS encoding secretin N-terminal domain-containing protein — MKLIKVFLLVVLFGCFSFADEEKININFKDLQIMDLVKITSKIIDKNILVTQDVKGKVDFISNKPVDKKELVKILIYVLESKGFTLVNNEDMLRIVKLAEGAKNNVPVITSKSKHKYNQMVTEVFKVYNANVDYIASKVRHLISKNAKLVTNKDANTLVLTDFQDNIVTVKKVVGIMTSGAKKSMEVIELKNIQAIDAKKNLDAIAKSIFNPKIETEKVQVVSNKENNSLVIIGNRINTNYLKKYISKMDSNESLIKRVVEVYTLKNVEAINVIKIIDGIIGKKKYIDPDSKPLSSVDEETNSIVLMGPSDEVEYIKELLSQLDKDKAQVYVKARIIEVNNDMVNDIGIKYGILGGKTTSSGLYSFSSKLNNGSALPFDIGTIGLDIPTLSSGLALGASISFLNQNYALDVVSEPSILCINNKESSIYVGETISIQTGTSTTDGGTVNNSFAREDIGLTLKVKPRISNDNKVTLEINTILEGVKQTNTSSGNPDTSKKEVKTTAIVNNGESVIIGGLIEDRKENTVDKVPGFGDIPLLGRLFQNDSKSGERKNLVIIITPYLIPKAKDLTFVRNELAKLKSIEDKYLIESLIRVKKNQIKNKKEEREYEEKLNDLDEELNSLKNENDYTQTKEKMSSEKLHEQRVKEFLGQ; from the coding sequence ATGAAATTGATTAAAGTTTTTTTATTGGTGGTTTTATTTGGTTGCTTTTCTTTTGCAGATGAAGAAAAAATAAATATAAATTTTAAAGATTTGCAGATAATGGATTTGGTGAAAATTACTTCTAAAATAATAGATAAAAATATACTTGTAACTCAGGATGTAAAAGGAAAAGTAGACTTTATCTCAAATAAACCTGTAGATAAAAAAGAATTAGTAAAAATTTTAATCTATGTTCTTGAATCAAAAGGTTTTACTCTTGTAAATAATGAGGATATGCTAAGAATAGTAAAGTTAGCAGAAGGTGCTAAAAATAACGTACCCGTAATAACTTCAAAATCAAAACATAAATACAATCAAATGGTAACAGAGGTTTTTAAAGTTTATAATGCAAATGTAGATTATATAGCTTCAAAAGTTCGTCATCTTATCTCAAAAAATGCAAAACTTGTAACAAATAAAGATGCAAACACTTTAGTGTTAACTGATTTTCAAGATAATATTGTAACTGTAAAAAAAGTAGTTGGGATTATGACTTCTGGTGCTAAAAAAAGTATGGAAGTTATTGAACTAAAAAATATACAAGCAATAGATGCAAAAAAGAACTTGGATGCAATTGCTAAATCAATTTTTAATCCTAAAATAGAAACCGAAAAAGTTCAAGTTGTATCAAACAAAGAGAATAATTCTTTAGTAATTATTGGAAATAGAATTAATACAAATTATTTAAAAAAATATATTAGTAAAATGGATAGTAATGAATCTCTAATAAAAAGAGTAGTTGAGGTTTATACTTTAAAAAATGTGGAAGCTATAAATGTTATTAAGATAATTGATGGAATTATTGGAAAGAAAAAATATATTGACCCTGATAGTAAACCGCTATCTTCAGTTGATGAAGAAACAAATTCAATTGTTCTAATGGGCCCTAGTGACGAAGTTGAATATATAAAAGAGTTATTGTCTCAACTTGATAAAGATAAAGCACAAGTTTATGTAAAAGCTAGGATTATAGAAGTAAATAATGATATGGTAAATGATATTGGTATTAAGTATGGAATCTTAGGCGGAAAAACTACTAGTTCTGGATTATATAGTTTTTCTTCAAAATTAAATAATGGTTCAGCTCTTCCTTTTGATATAGGTACTATTGGACTTGATATACCAACATTGAGTTCAGGACTTGCTCTTGGTGCTTCTATTTCATTTTTGAATCAAAACTACGCTTTAGATGTCGTATCTGAACCTTCAATTTTATGTATAAACAATAAAGAGAGTTCAATTTATGTAGGTGAAACTATTTCAATTCAAACTGGGACAAGTACAACTGATGGTGGTACAGTTAATAATTCATTTGCAAGAGAAGATATAGGATTGACACTAAAAGTAAAACCTAGAATCTCAAATGATAATAAAGTTACTTTAGAAATTAATACAATTTTAGAAGGTGTTAAACAAACAAATACTTCAAGTGGAAATCCTGATACTTCTAAAAAAGAGGTAAAAACAACTGCAATTGTTAATAATGGTGAAAGTGTAATTATTGGTGGGTTAATAGAAGATAGAAAAGAAAATACAGTTGATAAGGTTCCTGGTTTTGGTGATATTCCATTACTTGGTAGATTATTTCAAAATGATAGTAAAAGTGGAGAAAGAAAAAATTTAGTAATAATTATTACTCCATATTTAATCCCAAAAGCAAAAGATTTGACTTTTGTACGAAATGAGCTTGCCAAGTTAAAATCTATTGAAGATAAATATTTAATAGAATCTCTAATAAGAGTAAAAAAGAATCAGATAAAAAATAAAAAAGAAGAAAGAGAGTATGAAGAAAAACTAAATGATTTAGACGAAGAACTTAATTCTTTAAAAAATGAAAATGACTATACTCAAACAAAAGAAAAGATGAGCTCTGAGAAACTACATGAACAAAGAGTAAAAGAATTTTTAGGTCAGTAA
- a CDS encoding site-2 protease family protein, translating into MNINFNTFLEKTVPYAFVILFAYVLMTIFSLLLPKNGIEFLDNSNISLPYQKYDGFYSNVKMNTPKIDKKIKVKTIETLSKYQLKAVYSTSNNGGWAIIQEKSSNKSTILEQYEKFNGYTLTKLYKKYIVFEKNLEEFKIELPLDKKVAYEFKNETPQGNENIIVNEDTIKVKRNYLNSYVNNLDKVWKDIAIKDIRKAGKIDGFKIDKVNKNSVFGKLGLKQNDVIKGINGNKINSYADAFKIYNEINKLEYLTIEVLRNNEIVELDYEID; encoded by the coding sequence ATGAATATAAACTTTAATACTTTTTTAGAAAAAACTGTACCTTATGCTTTTGTAATACTATTTGCATATGTATTGATGACTATTTTCTCTTTATTATTACCCAAAAATGGAATAGAGTTTTTAGATAATTCAAATATTAGTTTACCATATCAAAAGTATGATGGTTTTTATTCAAATGTTAAAATGAATACACCAAAAATAGATAAAAAAATAAAAGTAAAAACTATTGAAACCCTTTCAAAATATCAACTTAAAGCTGTTTATTCCACGTCAAATAACGGTGGTTGGGCAATAATTCAAGAGAAATCATCAAATAAAAGTACGATATTAGAACAATATGAAAAGTTTAATGGATATACTCTTACTAAGCTATATAAAAAATATATTGTTTTTGAAAAAAATCTAGAAGAGTTTAAAATAGAGCTACCTCTTGATAAGAAAGTGGCATATGAATTTAAAAATGAAACTCCTCAAGGAAATGAAAATATAATAGTGAATGAAGATACTATTAAAGTAAAAAGAAATTATCTTAACTCTTATGTAAATAATCTTGATAAAGTTTGGAAAGATATTGCAATAAAAGATATAAGAAAAGCTGGAAAAATTGATGGTTTTAAAATTGATAAAGTAAATAAAAACTCAGTTTTTGGAAAACTTGGTTTAAAGCAAAATGACGTGATAAAAGGTATTAATGGAAATAAAATAAACTCTTATGCAGATGCCTTTAAAATATATAATGAGATAAATAAATTAGAGTATTTGACTATTGAAGTTTTAAGAAATAATGAAATCGTGGAGTTAGATTATGAAATTGATTAA
- a CDS encoding type II secretion system F family protein, which yields MLYKYSGFDSTGLKVKSKIEAISLEEAKIKLKAKGILYTSLKEDTFNFGKVSFKRSKKLDLPTLSYLSRDLSIYLKSGITLIGSMNLLKQRYKDNKSLYTFFDTVKTYLDEGKTFYDALDSQKIVRLPEFYKQSIKVSESGGLLESVLLELSVFLKEQDRIRKQVTSASIYPLFILFVSFFTVGFMLSFIVPKITSIFAQHDQELPEITKIVIILGDFFSNNYLYILLFLSIFILTFVFLLKKSTLFKYTFDKFLLKLPFFKKLIEQAELARFSYMNSILIKSGVPIVQSINLSANILKNSVIKKVFVESSKSVVEGKKLSTLLYNNKIYKIDESFIHSISIGEDTSRLSEILNNLAQLYNEANKDKTDVLLSLLGPVFMLFVGITIGIIVLSMLLPIFSMNLG from the coding sequence ATGCTTTATAAATATAGTGGTTTTGATTCAACTGGTTTAAAAGTAAAATCAAAAATAGAAGCAATATCTTTAGAAGAAGCAAAAATAAAGTTAAAAGCAAAAGGTATTTTGTATACAAGTTTAAAAGAAGATACTTTTAACTTTGGTAAAGTATCTTTTAAAAGAAGTAAGAAACTTGATTTACCAACACTCTCTTATCTTAGCCGTGATTTAAGTATATATTTAAAATCTGGTATTACTTTAATAGGTTCTATGAATTTACTTAAACAAAGATATAAAGACAATAAGTCTTTATATACTTTTTTTGATACCGTAAAAACATATCTTGATGAAGGTAAAACTTTTTATGATGCTTTAGATTCTCAAAAGATTGTAAGGCTTCCAGAGTTTTATAAACAATCTATAAAAGTTAGTGAAAGTGGAGGTCTTTTAGAATCAGTTCTTTTAGAGCTTTCAGTATTTTTAAAAGAACAGGATAGAATAAGAAAACAGGTGACTTCTGCTTCAATTTATCCTTTATTTATCCTTTTTGTATCATTCTTTACAGTTGGTTTTATGCTAAGCTTTATTGTTCCTAAAATTACATCAATTTTTGCGCAACACGATCAAGAGTTACCTGAAATCACAAAAATTGTAATTATCTTGGGAGACTTTTTTTCAAATAACTATCTATATATTCTTTTATTTTTAAGTATATTCATTTTAACATTTGTATTTCTTCTTAAAAAAAGTACTCTTTTTAAATATACTTTTGACAAGTTTTTGTTAAAACTTCCTTTTTTTAAGAAATTGATTGAACAAGCGGAACTTGCAAGATTTTCTTACATGAATTCAATTTTAATTAAATCAGGAGTTCCTATTGTTCAGTCTATAAATTTGAGCGCAAATATATTAAAAAACTCTGTTATTAAAAAAGTTTTTGTAGAGTCTTCTAAAAGTGTGGTAGAAGGTAAAAAACTATCTACTCTTTTATATAATAATAAGATTTATAAAATAGATGAATCATTTATTCATTCTATTTCTATTGGTGAAGATACAAGTAGGTTGAGTGAGATTCTAAATAATCTAGCACAACTATATAATGAAGCGAATAAAGATAAAACAGATGTTCTTTTATCTTTATTAGGACCGGTTTTTATGCTTTTTGTAGGTATAACTATTGGAATTATTGTTCTATCTATGCTATTACCAATATTTTCTATGAACCTAGGATAG
- a CDS encoding type II secretion system protein produces the protein MKKSFTLIELVIVILLISIVSYLVFSSFNIKKEKEYKVSLENVKEFMLKKFSYENTLSLVCIEEETKDCYIFIDENINKDIKIKNLFTQIPEVYNYNKDLNSYDFTKIRLDDIEYEPFFELKINSDKKHKDIIVDTLDERVYLFSSILKNAKVFENTNEIVDKFSENEIEVKDAL, from the coding sequence GTGAAAAAATCATTTACTCTAATAGAACTTGTTATTGTAATACTTCTTATTTCTATTGTCTCTTATTTAGTTTTTTCAAGTTTTAATATAAAAAAAGAGAAAGAGTATAAAGTAAGTTTAGAAAATGTAAAAGAGTTTATGCTAAAGAAGTTTTCTTATGAAAATACTTTGTCTTTAGTTTGTATAGAAGAGGAAACAAAAGATTGTTATATTTTTATTGATGAAAATATAAATAAAGATATAAAAATAAAAAATCTTTTTACTCAAATTCCTGAAGTTTATAATTATAATAAAGATTTAAATAGTTATGATTTTACAAAGATAAGACTTGACGATATTGAATATGAACCTTTTTTTGAACTAAAAATAAATAGTGATAAAAAACATAAAGATATTATAGTAGATACTTTAGATGAAAGAGTTTATCTCTTTTCATCAATTTTAAAAAATGCAAAAGTATTTGAAAATACAAATGAAATCGTAGATAAGTTTTCTGAAAATGAAATAGAGGTAAAAGATGCTTTATAA
- the gspG gene encoding type II secretion system major pseudopilin GspG, with the protein MKKAFSLMELMVVIIILGLLAAFVLPNLTGKSEEAKEKIVCIQMKSVAQALKLYKLDISSYPTTEEGLSLLVEKKYFEDGKLPKDTWGNSFIYLQKDKSFDLVSMGADKKESTEDDIYYSKCNK; encoded by the coding sequence TTGAAAAAAGCGTTCTCTTTAATGGAACTTATGGTTGTTATTATTATACTAGGTCTTCTAGCAGCTTTTGTTTTACCAAATCTTACAGGTAAAAGTGAAGAAGCAAAGGAAAAAATAGTATGTATTCAAATGAAAAGTGTTGCACAAGCACTTAAACTTTATAAACTAGATATATCTTCTTATCCTACTACTGAAGAAGGATTAAGCTTACTTGTAGAAAAAAAATATTTTGAAGATGGAAAACTTCCAAAAGATACTTGGGGAAATAGTTTTATATATCTTCAAAAAGATAAGTCATTTGATTTAGTATCAATGGGTGCTGATAAAAAAGAGAGTACAGAAGATGATATTTATTACTCTAAATGTAATAAATAA